In Lacibacter sp. H375, one DNA window encodes the following:
- a CDS encoding HAD-IA family hydrolase — translation MQNYSLVVFDMAGTTVRDKGNVADSFIRAFQQFGIEVPEEDVNKVMGWRKMDAIQLLLSKYYTGKLEENKVLVDQIHDVFIDNMVTFYENDEDLQPMEHAEKLFSSLKEKNIKVALNTGFTRRITDVILKKLEWDNSRLIDFVIASDEVPEGRPYPFMIQQLMQNSGIANAADVVKVGDTEVDVQEGRNAGCGLVVSVTTGAYTKEQLQDYQPDHIIDSLSELPALMA, via the coding sequence ATGCAGAATTATTCATTGGTCGTGTTCGACATGGCAGGTACTACCGTTCGTGATAAAGGAAATGTAGCAGATTCATTCATCCGTGCATTTCAGCAATTTGGTATCGAAGTACCGGAAGAAGATGTAAACAAAGTAATGGGCTGGCGTAAAATGGATGCGATCCAGTTATTGCTTTCAAAATATTATACCGGAAAGCTGGAAGAAAATAAAGTGCTGGTTGATCAGATCCATGATGTATTCATTGATAACATGGTTACGTTTTACGAAAATGACGAAGACTTGCAACCAATGGAACATGCAGAGAAATTATTTTCATCACTGAAAGAGAAAAATATTAAGGTTGCATTGAATACAGGGTTTACCCGGAGGATAACAGATGTAATCTTAAAAAAACTGGAATGGGATAACAGCAGGTTGATTGACTTTGTTATTGCCAGTGATGAAGTGCCGGAAGGTCGGCCCTACCCATTTATGATTCAGCAGCTGATGCAGAACAGTGGTATCGCCAATGCTGCTGATGTTGTAAAAGTGGGCGATACCGAAGTGGATGTACAAGAAGGAAGAAATGCGGGCTGTGGATTAGTGGTGAGTGTTACAACAGGTGCTTACACAAAAGAACAGTTACAAGATTATCAGCCAGATCATATCATAGATTCACTCAGTGAATTACCAGCCCTCATGGCATGA
- a CDS encoding alkaline phosphatase family protein produces the protein MKFKFGINVILAIVALLFSATIVAQQKTEHVVVITLDGFRWQELFHGADSFIINNNKYTDDIKGMNEKYWSATTTERRKKLLPFFWNTVATQGQLYGNRGFGNYVNNANPYWFSYPGYNEIFTGFPDTAVNSNNKKWNKNENVLEFINKQKGFEGKVAAFTSWDVFPYILNEERSKIYVNSAFEKTKFKSPTFELLDDMQDHAPRILGDGVRLDLLTFYIAKEYLKTYKPRVLYIGFDETDDFAHAGKYDLYLQSAYMVDQLIADMWGWLQVDPYYKNKTTLIVTTDHGRGDADKDQWKDHGAKVPDASEIWLAVMGPDTEASGEVKTPMQLYQRQVATTIASILGFTFQPKQQVMEPVETIMRKR, from the coding sequence ATGAAATTTAAGTTTGGGATAAATGTTATTTTGGCAATAGTTGCTTTGTTGTTTTCAGCAACTATAGTTGCGCAGCAAAAAACAGAACATGTTGTAGTAATTACACTTGATGGTTTTCGCTGGCAGGAATTGTTTCATGGTGCCGATAGTTTCATCATCAATAACAACAAATACACGGATGATATCAAAGGCATGAATGAAAAGTACTGGTCCGCTACAACAACTGAGCGACGGAAAAAACTTTTACCTTTTTTCTGGAATACGGTTGCAACACAAGGCCAATTATATGGCAACAGAGGTTTTGGTAACTATGTAAACAATGCAAACCCCTATTGGTTCTCGTATCCGGGATATAATGAAATTTTCACTGGCTTTCCTGACACAGCAGTAAACTCCAACAATAAGAAGTGGAATAAAAATGAAAACGTACTGGAGTTCATCAACAAGCAAAAGGGATTTGAAGGAAAAGTAGCAGCCTTTACTTCTTGGGATGTATTTCCTTATATTCTAAATGAAGAGCGTAGCAAAATTTATGTGAACAGTGCATTTGAAAAAACAAAATTCAAATCACCAACTTTTGAACTACTTGATGACATGCAGGATCATGCACCACGTATTTTAGGCGATGGTGTGCGTCTTGATCTTTTGACCTTTTACATCGCAAAGGAATACCTGAAAACATACAAGCCAAGAGTGCTGTATATCGGCTTTGATGAAACAGATGATTTTGCTCACGCTGGAAAGTATGATCTGTATCTCCAATCTGCTTATATGGTTGATCAGCTAATTGCTGATATGTGGGGTTGGTTGCAGGTTGATCCGTATTATAAAAATAAAACCACACTCATTGTTACAACCGATCATGGCCGTGGCGATGCAGATAAAGATCAGTGGAAAGATCATGGGGCAAAAGTGCCCGATGCATCGGAGATATGGTTAGCTGTCATGGGCCCCGACACGGAAGCATCAGGTGAAGTAAAAACACCTATGCAATTGTATCAACGCCAGGTGGCAACAACCATTGCTTCCATACTTGGCTTTACGTTTCAGCCCAAACAGCAAGTGATGGAACCGGTTGAAACCATCATGCGCAAACGATAA
- a CDS encoding TIGR03364 family FAD-dependent oxidoreductase, with protein MANRKAIVIGAGIVGLAMARALAKKGFAVKVFERNSFATGASIRNFGMIWPIGQPDGELYERALRSKSIWQEISDAGPFWSDPVGSLHVAHNPLEWIVLQELYESFKADRPVQLLSADELLQRSDAIVSNNLFGGLYSADELIVDPREAIASLPSFLQEKHAVQFYWDKCVSYIADSTVYIGNEEEHEADIVFICSGVDFETLYPEEFANHPLIKCKLQMMRLKTQPDSWRIGPALCGGLSLIHYSSFKVADSLPLLKKKYATEMDEYLDFGIHVMVAQNQTGELTIGDSHEYGATHDPFDKEHINQLIKDYLRKFACFKDHSVVQTWNGIYPKLTNGETELFFSPEAGVYVLNGLGGAGMTLSFGLAEEVVAGL; from the coding sequence ATGGCTAACCGGAAGGCAATTGTAATTGGAGCAGGTATAGTTGGATTGGCAATGGCAAGAGCATTGGCGAAAAAAGGATTCGCAGTAAAAGTGTTTGAGCGAAACAGCTTTGCGACAGGTGCTTCTATTCGAAACTTTGGAATGATCTGGCCCATTGGTCAACCCGATGGTGAATTATACGAACGTGCATTGCGCAGCAAAAGTATTTGGCAAGAAATTTCAGATGCAGGTCCATTCTGGAGCGATCCTGTCGGTAGTTTGCATGTGGCACATAATCCACTTGAGTGGATTGTGTTGCAGGAATTATATGAATCATTTAAAGCTGATCGACCCGTACAATTACTTTCAGCTGATGAATTGTTGCAACGATCAGATGCCATAGTAAGCAATAACTTATTTGGCGGATTGTACAGTGCTGATGAATTGATTGTTGATCCCCGGGAAGCAATTGCATCATTACCCTCTTTCCTGCAGGAGAAGCATGCAGTTCAATTTTACTGGGATAAATGTGTAAGCTATATTGCCGATAGCACTGTTTACATCGGTAATGAAGAAGAACATGAAGCCGATATTGTTTTTATTTGCAGTGGTGTTGATTTTGAAACGTTATACCCGGAAGAGTTTGCAAACCACCCACTGATTAAATGTAAACTGCAAATGATGCGATTGAAAACACAGCCAGATAGCTGGCGTATCGGCCCTGCGTTGTGTGGAGGTTTATCGCTTATTCATTATAGCAGTTTCAAAGTAGCCGACTCGTTACCATTGTTGAAAAAAAAGTATGCAACGGAGATGGATGAATACCTGGATTTTGGTATTCATGTGATGGTGGCGCAAAACCAAACTGGTGAATTGACCATTGGTGATTCGCATGAATATGGGGCAACCCATGATCCATTTGATAAGGAACACATCAATCAACTCATCAAAGACTACCTGCGAAAATTCGCTTGCTTCAAAGATCATTCAGTTGTGCAAACCTGGAATGGCATTTATCCAAAACTCACAAATGGAGAAACTGAACTATTTTTTTCACCTGAAGCAGGAGTGTATGTATTGAATGGTTTAGGTGGTGCCGGTATGACATTGAGTTTTGGTTTAGCGGAGGAAGTGGTTGCAGGGCTATAG
- a CDS encoding SusD/RagB family nutrient-binding outer membrane lipoprotein — MKKFIYIPVVLFVLVLASCQKRFEELQNNPNIATSVPPDLILNRLMNGVAGGMGGIEPWGAVARYNQYFCRNFEYYGDNQYNWNSGPFSIYQDILKNVVQMEAEAAKSSGTDKTPYHAIAKFLKAYYYYNLTSLMGDVPMSEAAKALDGILQPKYDTQKEIFLQILKWLEEANTDFAFLKSSTNLTVKGDIYYGGDYDRWRKLVNSYKLRVLIALSKKDTDADLRVKQRFQEVLSNPASFPVFESMADNFKYVYITPTNNYSTNPVSFGFDAIRYNMAETYVKNSAETNDPRILVTCEPAWKLVNDNGWAPTDFRAYVAAGTGEAMDVMESKAHSYNVCHINRYRYYRTFTGENFIIAGYPEMCFNIAEAINRGWATGNAEDWYKKGIQASIAFYGIAEGTNTGYYLPIGKTLGEWTTANFNFNFTTYYNQPKVVYEAGAAGLNKILLQKYLSFFQNSGWESYYNYRRTGVPAFSTGIGIGNNGNIPKRWAYPSNEQQRNATNWKTAVDRQFTGADNINGEMWLIK, encoded by the coding sequence ATGAAAAAGTTTATTTATATACCTGTTGTATTGTTCGTCTTAGTCTTAGCTTCCTGCCAGAAGCGTTTTGAAGAACTGCAAAACAACCCAAACATTGCAACGTCTGTTCCTCCAGATCTTATTCTTAACCGCTTAATGAATGGAGTAGCCGGTGGTATGGGAGGTATTGAGCCTTGGGGAGCTGTAGCTCGTTACAACCAATACTTCTGCCGCAACTTTGAATACTATGGCGATAATCAGTATAACTGGAATAGCGGCCCTTTTTCCATATACCAGGATATTTTAAAGAATGTTGTACAAATGGAAGCAGAAGCAGCAAAAAGTTCCGGTACTGATAAGACACCTTACCATGCCATTGCGAAATTTCTGAAGGCGTATTACTATTACAACCTTACATCACTTATGGGTGATGTCCCAATGAGTGAAGCAGCAAAAGCATTGGATGGAATATTGCAACCTAAATATGACACACAGAAAGAAATTTTTCTGCAAATATTAAAATGGCTGGAAGAAGCAAATACTGATTTTGCTTTTCTAAAGAGCAGTACAAATCTTACAGTGAAAGGTGATATTTATTATGGTGGTGATTATGACAGATGGAGAAAATTAGTAAACAGTTACAAGCTCCGTGTGTTGATCGCATTAAGCAAAAAAGATACAGATGCTGATCTGCGTGTAAAGCAGCGTTTCCAGGAAGTATTAAGCAATCCCGCTTCATTTCCTGTTTTTGAAAGCATGGCAGATAACTTTAAGTATGTGTACATCACACCAACAAATAACTACAGCACCAATCCTGTTTCATTTGGTTTTGATGCCATTCGTTATAATATGGCAGAAACTTATGTAAAGAACAGTGCCGAAACGAATGATCCACGCATTTTAGTTACCTGCGAGCCTGCATGGAAACTGGTAAATGATAATGGTTGGGCACCTACTGATTTCCGTGCCTATGTTGCAGCAGGAACAGGTGAGGCAATGGATGTGATGGAAAGCAAGGCACACAGTTACAATGTTTGTCACATCAATCGTTATCGTTATTACAGAACATTTACCGGAGAGAACTTCATCATTGCCGGCTATCCTGAAATGTGTTTCAATATAGCTGAAGCCATCAACAGGGGATGGGCTACAGGTAATGCTGAAGATTGGTACAAAAAAGGTATCCAGGCTTCTATTGCGTTCTATGGTATTGCGGAAGGAACAAACACAGGTTACTATCTGCCCATTGGTAAAACATTGGGCGAGTGGACAACAGCTAATTTCAATTTCAACTTCACAACCTATTATAACCAACCAAAAGTTGTGTACGAAGCTGGTGCTGCAGGTTTGAATAAGATCTTATTGCAGAAGTATCTTTCTTTCTTCCAGAACTCCGGTTGGGAATCATATTACAACTATCGTCGTACAGGAGTTCCTGCATTTTCAACAGGCATTGGCATTGGTAACAATGGAAACATTCCCAAGCGTTGGGCTTATCCTTCAAACGAACAACAACGCAATGCAACAAACTGGAAAACTGCAGTTGACCGTCAGTTTACAGGAGCCGATAACATCAATGGTGAAATGTGGTTGATCAAATAA
- a CDS encoding TonB-dependent receptor plug domain-containing protein, with the protein MLRISYLIFILVVSANVFAQSDTSITSLSEVVVTGNRSEQKEATIPYTINTIKRKELDYFQPRTTPEALMGVTGVFVQKTNHGGGSAFLRGLTGNQTLVLVDGIRLNNATFRYGPNQYLNTIDAFSIQQIEVLKGTGSVQYGTDALGGVIQLFTKEPSFLENDQQKKISGLVSGKLMSAGMEQTGRAELKYINKKIAATAGFTLRHFGDMLGGDTTGFQTPSGYNEFAYDVKLKFLLKQNIELITAQQLLRQSHVPVYHKVRLENFSVNEMEPQQRMLSYAKLKLKTSNQVLQQIEVTLSHQQSIEGRNSQKNGSAVLRKERDEVNTAGLTIDVRSVLANNWTANSGIDIYLDKVNSSRADINTVTQNKNLLRGLYPDGATYANYSIFTLHQFQFNQLQLNTGVRYNFFDIRMTDTSLGNTIIKPSALVGNLGIVYTIAKQHHLFATFSNSYRAPNVDDMGTLGIVDFRYEVPAYGLLPERSYNYEAGYKWRSRKVKFTATAYYMQLKQLITRVLVEGEQINGYNVYVKENTDEAFVKGVEADADIELTKNLELQTGMAYSYGHNVTRKEPLRRIPPFNGRVRATYNKQAWFASAEYWYAAKQTRLAQGDKDDNRIPKTGTPGFNVINLYAGYQWKQLQLQTGLQNLFNQDYRTHGSGINGYGRSVWLHIQLMF; encoded by the coding sequence ATGTTGAGAATATCATACCTCATTTTCATTTTAGTTGTAAGTGCCAATGTATTTGCACAATCTGATACAAGTATTACTTCGTTAAGCGAAGTGGTTGTTACCGGTAACAGAAGTGAACAAAAGGAAGCAACGATTCCCTATACGATCAATACAATAAAGCGAAAAGAACTCGACTACTTTCAGCCACGCACAACACCGGAAGCACTAATGGGGGTAACAGGTGTATTTGTTCAGAAAACAAATCATGGCGGAGGTTCAGCTTTTCTTCGTGGATTGACCGGCAATCAAACCTTGGTATTAGTTGATGGCATACGTTTGAATAATGCTACGTTTCGTTACGGCCCCAATCAATACCTGAATACCATTGATGCATTCAGTATACAGCAGATCGAAGTGTTGAAAGGCACAGGCTCTGTGCAATATGGTACTGATGCGTTGGGTGGAGTAATACAGCTGTTTACAAAAGAACCTTCTTTCCTCGAAAATGATCAGCAGAAAAAAATAAGCGGTTTAGTATCGGGCAAATTGATGTCGGCAGGAATGGAACAAACCGGAAGGGCAGAGTTGAAGTACATTAATAAAAAAATTGCCGCAACGGCAGGATTTACTTTGCGGCATTTTGGCGACATGTTAGGTGGTGATACCACAGGTTTTCAAACGCCAAGTGGATATAACGAATTTGCTTATGATGTTAAGCTGAAATTTTTGTTGAAACAGAATATTGAATTAATCACTGCACAGCAACTTTTACGTCAAAGTCATGTGCCGGTTTATCATAAAGTGCGGCTTGAAAATTTCTCCGTAAATGAAATGGAGCCGCAACAGCGGATGCTCAGTTATGCAAAACTCAAACTAAAAACCAGTAACCAGGTTCTGCAACAGATTGAAGTAACGCTTTCGCATCAACAATCAATTGAAGGACGCAACAGTCAAAAAAACGGCAGCGCTGTTTTGCGTAAAGAACGGGATGAAGTAAATACAGCCGGTTTAACAATTGATGTACGTTCTGTTTTAGCTAACAACTGGACAGCCAATTCCGGTATTGATATTTACCTTGATAAAGTGAACAGCTCACGTGCAGATATAAATACTGTCACACAAAATAAAAACTTGTTGCGTGGTCTTTACCCTGATGGGGCAACGTATGCCAACTATTCCATTTTTACACTTCACCAGTTTCAATTTAATCAACTACAGTTAAATACAGGTGTCCGTTATAATTTTTTTGACATACGGATGACTGATACAAGCCTTGGAAATACGATCATCAAACCATCTGCATTGGTAGGCAACCTTGGTATAGTTTATACGATAGCGAAACAACATCATCTCTTTGCAACTTTCAGCAATAGTTATCGTGCACCTAATGTGGATGACATGGGCACATTGGGTATTGTCGATTTTCGTTATGAAGTACCTGCTTATGGTTTATTGCCCGAACGATCTTATAATTATGAAGCAGGTTATAAATGGCGCTCACGTAAAGTGAAATTTACTGCTACAGCTTATTACATGCAGTTGAAACAACTCATTACACGTGTGCTGGTAGAAGGTGAGCAGATCAATGGCTACAATGTATATGTAAAAGAAAATACCGATGAAGCATTTGTGAAAGGAGTGGAAGCTGATGCCGATATTGAGCTAACAAAGAATTTGGAATTGCAAACCGGAATGGCCTATTCTTACGGTCACAATGTTACACGCAAAGAACCGCTGCGTCGCATTCCTCCATTTAATGGGCGTGTTCGTGCAACTTATAATAAACAGGCATGGTTTGCATCAGCTGAATACTGGTATGCTGCAAAACAAACCCGGTTGGCTCAAGGCGATAAAGATGATAATCGTATTCCGAAAACAGGTACGCCTGGTTTTAATGTGATTAATCTTTATGCCGGTTATCAATGGAAGCAACTTCAACTTCAAACAGGATTGCAAAATCTGTTTAACCAGGACTACCGAACACATGGAAGTGGTATAAATGGTTATGGCAGGAGCGTATGGCTTCACATTCAATTGATGTTTTAG
- a CDS encoding HD domain-containing protein, with product MEKVRAIQIADEIISLYEKYGGNEYYGEAVTQLQHACQSAELAQQCGCDVEMILAAFLHDIGHICAAGHNLTVMDNYGVMNHEKIGAAYLRNRRFADRLIQLVQAHVSAKRYLTFKDHNYYNHLSEASKQTLIYQGGKMSHDEAIVFETDPLFEQMIQMRKIDEEAKDESKQPGELARYHQMIVQHLEQRTASPVYY from the coding sequence ATGGAGAAGGTTCGGGCAATACAAATTGCCGATGAAATAATTTCACTGTATGAAAAATACGGCGGTAATGAATATTATGGCGAGGCTGTAACTCAATTACAACATGCCTGCCAGAGTGCAGAGCTTGCACAACAGTGCGGTTGCGATGTAGAGATGATACTGGCTGCTTTTCTGCATGACATTGGACATATCTGTGCAGCGGGACATAACTTAACCGTAATGGATAATTATGGTGTAATGAACCATGAAAAAATCGGTGCGGCTTATTTACGCAACAGACGTTTTGCTGACCGCCTCATTCAATTGGTGCAGGCACATGTAAGTGCCAAACGTTATCTCACATTCAAAGATCATAACTACTACAATCATCTTTCAGAAGCAAGTAAGCAAACGCTAATTTATCAAGGTGGCAAAATGAGTCATGATGAAGCGATTGTTTTTGAAACAGATCCGTTGTTTGAACAAATGATACAAATGCGAAAGATAGATGAAGAGGCGAAAGATGAAAGCAAACAACCCGGAGAATTAGCAAGGTACCATCAAATGATCGTTCAACACCTGGAACAGCGAACTGCCTCGCCTGTTTATTATTAA
- a CDS encoding DUF5690 family protein — MSLTLKHTDSKKQTPRWVVPVYAALISFLTYASVYAYRKPFTVAEFEGLAYWGIRYQTLLIIFQGIGYMLSKFYGIRFISELKRMGRWKTAITLIGIAWFSLFLFAIVPPIAGMFCLLVNGFALGFMWGIVFSYIEGRKATDFIGSAMAVSFIFAGGFTRTISKWLLVEWNVSEQWMPFVTGLIFVLPLLFLIWLLERIPSPDNDDIEQRAERVNMNSSDRKVILTTFGSGLFIITLAYVFLTVIRDLRDNFMSGIWTDLGYGNDYGIFIKTETITSVTILVLVSLLVLVKKNMQAFRLIHLLICIGFILTGLSSFLFISGLLDGAIWMQLVGLGLYMAYIPFNCIFFERMIATFKLNGNAGFLMYLADSFGYAGTMLVMLAKELLIVEANWSEFYARAALFCAIVGVLSVLFSLAYFNRKYFLAKTFYYG, encoded by the coding sequence ATGAGTCTTACATTGAAACACACAGACTCAAAAAAGCAAACTCCTCGATGGGTAGTGCCTGTTTATGCAGCGCTGATAAGTTTTCTGACTTATGCATCTGTGTATGCATATCGCAAACCATTTACTGTTGCGGAGTTTGAAGGGCTTGCTTATTGGGGTATCCGTTATCAAACATTGCTGATCATATTCCAGGGCATAGGTTATATGCTCAGTAAATTTTATGGTATCCGTTTTATTTCAGAACTGAAACGGATGGGCCGTTGGAAAACAGCCATCACATTAATTGGTATTGCCTGGTTCTCATTATTCCTGTTTGCAATTGTTCCGCCGATTGCGGGCATGTTTTGTTTATTGGTGAATGGTTTCGCATTGGGATTTATGTGGGGCATTGTGTTTAGTTACATTGAAGGAAGAAAAGCAACCGACTTTATTGGTTCTGCCATGGCAGTGAGTTTTATTTTTGCCGGTGGTTTTACACGCACTATTTCAAAATGGTTGTTGGTAGAATGGAATGTAAGTGAACAGTGGATGCCATTTGTAACCGGTCTTATTTTTGTCTTGCCTTTACTTTTTCTTATCTGGTTGTTGGAACGTATCCCTTCACCTGACAATGATGACATTGAACAACGTGCAGAACGTGTGAATATGAATAGCAGTGATCGTAAAGTTATTCTCACAACATTTGGTTCAGGTCTTTTCATTATTACACTTGCTTATGTATTCCTGACTGTTATCCGTGATCTGAGGGATAATTTTATGTCGGGCATCTGGACAGATCTTGGCTATGGGAATGATTATGGCATTTTCATTAAAACAGAAACCATTACTTCTGTAACAATTCTTGTGCTGGTAAGTTTGTTAGTGTTGGTGAAGAAAAATATGCAGGCGTTTCGGCTCATTCATTTACTTATCTGCATTGGTTTTATATTGACGGGTCTATCATCGTTTTTATTTATTAGTGGATTGTTGGACGGTGCAATCTGGATGCAATTGGTTGGGCTGGGTTTGTATATGGCTTACATTCCATTCAACTGCATTTTCTTTGAACGGATGATCGCCACATTCAAATTAAATGGCAATGCCGGTTTTTTAATGTACCTGGCTGATTCATTTGGTTATGCAGGTACCATGTTGGTGATGCTTGCAAAAGAGTTGCTGATCGTTGAAGCAAACTGGTCGGAATTTTATGCAAGAGCTGCTTTGTTCTGCGCTATTGTCGGAGTATTGAGTGTACTTTTTTCATTGGCATATTTTAATCGTAAATATTTTTTAGCAAAGACGTTTTATTATGGCTAA
- a CDS encoding bifunctional YncE family protein/alkaline phosphatase family protein — protein sequence MKYFLALVALVSLFFSATAQQKVQLPNGWYLSPAGRHLPLGDLPLNIAVSKSKKLMAVTNNGQSVQSLQLINPATEKELDRVIVAKSWYGLKFSADEKFLYASGGNDNWILKYAITNNKLQLKDSISLGKKWPEKISPAGIETDDAAKRMYVVTKENNSLYVINLVDKKIIQQVPLEDAAYTCLLSANKKELYISVWGAKKVVVFDIAAGKITAQISVGENPNELLLSKNGKQLYVANAGDNSVSVIDIAARKELEVLNAALFPNAPTGSASNGLALSEDQKTLYVANADNNCLAVFDVNKPGFSKSKGFIPVGWYPTNVKVIGKKIFVSNGKGFTSKPNAKGPDPTKRDQEVTYQQGDYKNKQSRVEYIAGLFKGEMSIINEPNDVKLAAYSKMVYDNTPYTKEKELHAKGEAGNPIPMKVGDPSPIKYVFYILKENRTYDQVLADVPGGNGDTSLLLFGERVTPNQHKLVKEFVLLDNFYVDGEVSADGHNWSTAANANDYLEKTWPTNYGGRGGQYDAEGNRGIANPDRGFIWDYCKRAGISYRTYGEFADDYKANIPVLENHFCPYFTSWDESVRDTTRFYQWKREFDSLLAVNAVPRFNSLRFINDHTEGQRIGRPTPFAHVADNDWAVGLFVEYLSKSPIWKETAIFIVEDDAQNGPDHVDAHRTTAYVAGGFVKRKFIDHTMYSTSSMLRTIELILGLPPMSQYDAAAEPMWRCFSSTPDLTPFSSVPALVDLNEKNTKNTASARLSETFDFSKEDRIPDLVFSEVIWKAVKGEESVMPAPRRSAFVKMVDNDEEEEEEERERSKKGKK from the coding sequence ATGAAGTATTTTCTTGCTCTTGTAGCATTGGTCAGTTTGTTTTTTTCAGCAACAGCACAACAAAAAGTGCAATTGCCAAATGGCTGGTACCTGTCGCCCGCCGGCAGGCATTTGCCATTAGGTGATTTGCCATTAAACATTGCTGTGAGCAAAAGCAAGAAACTGATGGCTGTTACCAACAACGGTCAAAGTGTGCAAAGCCTTCAGTTGATCAATCCAGCAACAGAAAAAGAATTGGATCGTGTGATCGTTGCGAAATCATGGTACGGGCTAAAATTTTCAGCCGATGAAAAGTTCCTGTATGCCAGTGGTGGTAATGATAACTGGATACTGAAATATGCAATTACCAATAACAAACTTCAACTGAAGGACTCTATTAGTCTTGGGAAAAAATGGCCGGAGAAAATTTCACCGGCAGGTATTGAAACTGATGATGCTGCAAAGCGCATGTATGTTGTAACAAAAGAAAATAATTCGCTCTACGTCATTAACCTGGTTGATAAAAAGATCATACAACAAGTTCCATTAGAGGATGCAGCTTATACCTGTTTGCTTTCTGCAAATAAAAAAGAACTCTACATTTCTGTTTGGGGTGCAAAGAAAGTAGTTGTGTTTGATATTGCTGCCGGCAAGATCACAGCACAAATTTCCGTTGGTGAAAATCCAAATGAACTATTGCTGTCAAAGAACGGCAAGCAACTTTATGTTGCCAATGCAGGCGATAATTCTGTTTCTGTGATTGATATTGCTGCCCGTAAAGAACTGGAAGTATTGAATGCAGCTTTGTTTCCCAATGCACCAACAGGATCAGCAAGTAATGGTTTAGCGTTGAGTGAAGATCAGAAAACATTGTATGTAGCGAATGCCGATAATAATTGTTTGGCAGTGTTTGATGTAAACAAGCCCGGTTTCAGTAAGTCGAAAGGATTTATTCCGGTTGGTTGGTATCCAACAAATGTAAAAGTGATCGGTAAAAAAATATTTGTAAGCAATGGCAAAGGCTTTACCTCAAAACCAAATGCAAAAGGCCCTGATCCTACAAAGCGTGACCAGGAAGTTACTTATCAGCAAGGCGATTATAAAAACAAACAAAGCCGTGTGGAATACATTGCCGGTTTGTTCAAAGGAGAAATGAGTATTATAAATGAACCGAATGATGTAAAGCTGGCGGCTTACTCAAAAATGGTGTATGATAACACACCTTATACAAAAGAAAAAGAACTGCACGCAAAAGGTGAAGCAGGTAATCCCATTCCAATGAAGGTGGGTGATCCTTCACCTATCAAATATGTATTCTATATTTTAAAAGAAAACAGAACATACGACCAGGTACTTGCTGATGTGCCCGGTGGTAATGGTGATACTTCGTTGCTATTGTTTGGCGAACGAGTAACTCCTAACCAACACAAGCTGGTAAAAGAATTTGTGCTGCTCGATAATTTTTATGTGGATGGAGAGGTGAGTGCCGACGGGCATAACTGGAGTACAGCAGCGAATGCCAATGACTATCTCGAAAAAACATGGCCTACTAACTACGGCGGTCGTGGCGGACAGTATGATGCAGAAGGAAACAGGGGAATAGCAAATCCTGATCGTGGATTTATCTGGGACTATTGCAAACGTGCAGGCATCAGCTACCGAACCTATGGTGAATTTGCTGATGATTACAAAGCAAATATTCCTGTTCTTGAAAATCATTTCTGTCCTTACTTCACCAGTTGGGATGAAAGTGTGAGAGATACAACACGTTTTTATCAATGGAAGCGTGAGTTTGATTCGTTGCTTGCCGTGAATGCAGTGCCTCGTTTTAACTCATTGCGTTTTATTAATGACCATACAGAAGGACAACGCATTGGTAGGCCAACTCCGTTTGCACATGTGGCAGATAATGATTGGGCCGTTGGTTTGTTTGTAGAGTATTTAAGCAAGAGTCCTATCTGGAAAGAGACAGCCATCTTTATTGTGGAAGACGATGCACAGAATGGTCCAGATCATGTAGATGCACATCGCACAACAGCTTACGTAGCTGGCGGGTTTGTGAAGCGCAAATTCATTGATCATACAATGTACTCCACTTCATCAATGTTGCGTACAATTGAATTGATCTTAGGTTTGCCACCTATGAGTCAGTATGATGCAGCTGCAGAACCAATGTGGCGTTGTTTCAGTTCAACTCCTGATCTTACGCCATTTTCTTCAGTGCCTGCATTGGTTGATCTCAACGAAAAAAATACCAAGAACACAGCAAGTGCAAGACTCAGTGAAACATTCGATTTTAGTAAAGAAGACCGTATTCCCGATCTGGTATTTAGTGAAGTGATCTGGAAAGCTGTGAAAGGCGAAGAAAGTGTAATGCCTGCGCCACGCCGCAGTGCATTTGTAAAAATGGTGGATAATGATGAAGAAGAAGAGGAAGAAGAAAGAGAACGCAGTAAGAAAGGGAAAAAATAA